The Triticum aestivum cultivar Chinese Spring chromosome 7B, IWGSC CS RefSeq v2.1, whole genome shotgun sequence genome window below encodes:
- the LOC123161664 gene encoding uncharacterized protein → MSRWRRGRPSLLLLRRAFLLAAVSAAALFLLLSHQGPDPRIPSSSSPDLAFSEELSVDPPPHFVFSEELSVDPPPASASPEEISVGPLPASASSDELHVVPPHVAAGSEGGAGGSTCATVEEMGEEAVGAGSTEAASLRVRELIRRHFLLHGAARVRSLPAAEFCKQGFVLGKASEAGFGNEMYKILTAVALSVMLNRSLIIGQTRGLYPFGQYISYTDHSFTTGEIKHLWRKNRCAQTHGRDLNVRLDDFENPSETNVLCSDWNRWKDPIIWFDGTTDAVGVQFFLKNVHPEMKIAASTIFGSLGTSHARPNTFGELMRVIISPSQIVQKAVQWASNGSSPDIVLHMRMMGNRPVRARTAAVSCIQRAIQISGLKGTPRVALVSDTPSFVKEMKQEISEFAEVTYFDYKSFAKSFELEMNGNDKPLDFRSRDWGSAPRWAAFVDFFLASSARHAVITGAHRRVGTTYAQLIAALAAANRHGHEPSGANFTFLSSIHSNLLVDGLSTQAGWGHAWSRYAGALSCPRQAHQCALTPLLPHAWWDGRWQSPTGRDVRRLLGYGVSLSDTGEVDEERLAWHCRSREDHVKRFHLLPPYKS, encoded by the exons ATGTCGCGATGGCGTCGCGGCCGCCCGTCGCTGCTCCTGCTCCGTCGAGCCTTCCTCCTcgcagccgtctccgccgccgccctctTCCTTCTCCTCAGCCACCAGGGCCCTGACCCCCGCATACCATCCTCTTCGTCTCCGGACTTGGCCTTCTCGGAAGAGCTCTCCGTTGACCCGCCTCCCCACTTCGTCTTCTCGGAAGAGCTCTCCGTGGACCCGCctcccgcctcggcctcgccggaaGAGATCTCCGTTGGGCCGCTTCCCGCCTCGGCCTCGTCGGACGAGCTCCATGTCGTGCCGCCTCACGTGGCGGCTGGTTCGGAGGGAGGGGCCGGCGGGTCAACGTGCGCGAcggtggaggaaatgggggaggaggccgtcggcgcGGGGTCGACGGAGGCGGCCAGCCTCCGCGTCCGCGAGCTGATTCGGCGCCACTTCCTGCTCCACG GCGCTGCGAGAGTTAGGTCGCTGCCTGCAGCTGAGTTCTGCAAACAAGGCTTTGTGTTGGGGAAAGCATCTGAAGCTGGGTTTGGCAATGAGATGTACAAGATATTAACGGCAGTAGCTCTGAGTGTTATGTTAAACCGCTCCCTGATCATCGGCCAAACCAG GGGATTATATCCATTTGGACAGTACATTTCTTATACTGACCACTCGTTTACTACTGGAGAAATCAAGCATTTATGGAGGAAAAACCGGTGTGCCCAAACACATGGTAGAGATCTGAATGTGAGGTTAGACGATTTTGAGAATCCATCAGAGACAAATGTTCTTTGCAGTGACTGGAACAGATGGAAAGATCCAATCATCTG GTTTGATGGCACAACAGATGCAGTTGGAGTCCAGTTTTTTCTGAAGAATGTCCACCCTGAAATGAAAATTGCTGCTTCAACAATTTTTGGATCCCTAGGCACGTCACATGCCAGGCCTAATACATTTGGAGAACTTATGCGAGTGATCATATCTCCCTCCCAGATAGTCCAGAAAGCAGTTCAGTGGGCATCGAACGGTTCCAGTCCAGATATTGTTCTGCACATGCGAATGATGGGCAATAG GCCAGTACGAGCAAGAACTGCTGCAGTTAGTTGTATTCAGAGAGCTATACAGATTTCTGGTTTGAAGGGTACACCTCGGGTGGCATTGGTCTCAGACACACCATCATTTGTCAAGGAGATGAAGCAAGAGATCAGTGAGTTCGCAGAG GTAACTTACTTTGATTACAAATCGTTTGCCAAGAGTTTTGAGCTAGAGATGAATGGAAACGACAAG CCCTTGGATTTCCGTTCACGGGACTGGGGATCAGCTCCGAGGTGGGCGGCCTTCGTCGATTTCTTCCTGGCCTCAAGCGCCAGGCACGCGGTCATCACCGGAGCGCATCGACGCGTGGGAACGACCTACGCGCAGCTCATCGCAGCGCTGGCCGCAGCAAACAGACATG GCCACGAGCCCTCGGGCGCGAACTTCACGTTCCTGAGCAGCATCCACAGCAACCTGCTGGTCGACGGGCTGTCAACGCAGGCCGGCTGGGGCCATGCCTGGAGCAGGTACGCTGGGGCCCTGAGCTGCCCGCGCCAGGCGCACCAGTGCGCGCTGACCCCGCTCCTTCCGCACGCGTGGTGGGACGGCCGGTGGCAAAGCCCCACCGGCAGGGACGTGAGGAGGCTGCTGGGCTACGGCGTCTCATTGTCGGACACGGGGGAGGTGGACGAGGAGCGGCTCGCATGGCACTGTCGGTCGAGGGAAGATCATGTCAAGAGGTTCCATCTTCTCCCACCGTACAAGAGTTGA